The Lacipirellula parvula genome window below encodes:
- a CDS encoding FAD-binding oxidoreductase translates to MRRPLTRRRKILLALLIVAIVIVVSVSRPAGHLATVAWQDADQLQPLAAGYIDDASRLNAAHVAEVWPIPADPAAAESQLRDLLVRARRDKLSVSIAGARHSMGGHTISPDGIVIDMTPFHAMSFDPATNLLRVQAGARWSEIIPYLDPVGRSVAVMQSNNSFTVGGSLSVNCHGWQYGRPPIASTVESFRLLLADGTIKTCSRTENAELFALALGGYGLFGVILDADLRVIPNARYRLEQFVVPLNQALATYDAEIAGRDDVAMAYGRLGIAPSHFLEDVIINVFHEAPDGSIPPLASANSIKLRRNLFRGSVGSDYGKELRWSAEAKLQPHLNKEYFSRNQLLNEGVEVFQNRSAASTDILHEYFVPRSGVASFIAALRETIPKHDVDLLNVTVRFVEEDRDTFLRYATEEMFAFVMLFNQPTTAAAEAEMETVSQALIEASLAAGGRYYLPYRLHATPAEFARAYPQGAEFFAQKRKYDPDGVFQNKFYLKYGRDE, encoded by the coding sequence ATGCGAAGGCCCCTCACGCGCCGGCGAAAAATTCTCCTCGCCCTCCTCATCGTAGCCATCGTCATCGTCGTTTCCGTCTCGCGGCCGGCAGGGCACCTCGCCACCGTCGCCTGGCAGGACGCCGACCAGCTGCAGCCACTGGCGGCCGGCTACATCGACGACGCCAGCCGGCTAAACGCCGCGCACGTCGCCGAAGTTTGGCCGATCCCCGCCGATCCCGCCGCAGCCGAATCGCAGCTTCGCGACCTCCTCGTCCGCGCCCGCCGCGACAAGCTCAGTGTTTCGATCGCCGGCGCCCGCCATTCGATGGGAGGCCACACGATCTCGCCCGACGGCATCGTTATCGACATGACGCCGTTCCACGCGATGTCGTTCGATCCCGCCACGAACCTCCTCCGCGTCCAGGCCGGCGCCCGCTGGTCGGAGATTATCCCCTACCTCGATCCGGTCGGCCGCTCGGTCGCAGTGATGCAGTCGAACAACAGTTTCACGGTCGGCGGTTCGCTCAGCGTCAACTGCCACGGCTGGCAGTATGGCCGCCCGCCGATCGCCTCGACGGTCGAAAGTTTTCGGCTGCTGCTTGCCGACGGCACGATCAAAACGTGCAGTCGCACCGAGAACGCCGAACTCTTCGCCCTCGCCCTCGGCGGCTACGGCCTGTTCGGCGTGATCCTCGACGCCGACTTGCGCGTGATTCCGAACGCCCGCTACCGCCTCGAACAATTTGTCGTCCCGCTCAACCAGGCGCTCGCCACCTACGACGCCGAGATTGCCGGCCGCGACGACGTGGCGATGGCCTACGGCCGGCTCGGCATCGCACCGTCGCATTTTCTCGAAGACGTGATCATCAACGTCTTCCACGAAGCCCCCGACGGCTCGATTCCGCCGCTGGCCTCGGCCAATTCGATCAAACTCCGCCGTAACTTGTTCCGCGGCTCCGTCGGCAGCGACTACGGCAAAGAGCTCCGCTGGTCCGCCGAGGCGAAGCTGCAGCCCCATCTCAACAAGGAATACTTTTCACGGAACCAGCTCCTTAACGAAGGAGTCGAAGTCTTCCAAAATCGTTCCGCCGCGTCGACCGACATCTTGCACGAGTACTTCGTCCCCCGCAGCGGCGTCGCCAGCTTCATCGCCGCGCTTCGCGAGACGATCCCCAAGCACGACGTCGACCTGCTCAACGTAACGGTCCGCTTCGTCGAGGAGGACCGCGACACGTTCCTCCGCTACGCGACCGAAGAGATGTTCGCGTTCGTGATGCTCTTCAATCAGCCCACGACCGCCGCCGCTGAAGCTGAAATGGAAACGGTGTCGCAAGCGCTGATCGAAGCCTCCCTCGCCGCCGGCGGGCGGTACTATTTGCCGTATCGCCTGCATGCCACGCCGGCGGAGTTCGCCCGCGCGTATCCGCAAGGGGCGGAGTTTTTCGCCCAGAAGCGGAAATACGATCCCGACGGGGTCTTTCAAAATAAGTTCTATCTAAAGTACGGCCGCGACGAGTGA
- the queG gene encoding tRNA epoxyqueuosine(34) reductase QueG, with amino-acid sequence MSPVELTAALKLRARELGFALAGVCEAAAPNGVARLGEWLDRGYAGQMKYLHDRREAYAHPRYVLEGVRSLLLLGLPYRTVEAAPAEAGEGRVARYAWGEADYHDVIRDKLHDLADYLRELAPTATTRGVVDTAPLLEREFAQRAGLGWVGKNTLLLSRDAGSYFFLAALLTDVELAADEAFEADHCGTCTACLDACPTQAFPQAGVLDASRCISYLTIELRDHIPAELRPGMRDWVFGCDVCQEVCPWNRFAPVSEIERLQPVEAMNPLELTSLFAMDDDAFRRRFRKTPLWRPHRDGLLRNAAIVLGNQGRASALPALARGLNDVAPLVRAATAWALGRIAAAEPEAGAAALLRARLGIEEDATVRAEILGAMP; translated from the coding sequence ATGTCGCCAGTCGAACTCACCGCTGCTTTGAAGTTGCGAGCCCGTGAATTGGGTTTTGCGCTGGCGGGCGTGTGCGAGGCGGCGGCGCCGAACGGCGTCGCGCGGCTCGGCGAGTGGCTTGATCGCGGTTATGCGGGGCAGATGAAGTATCTGCATGACCGGCGCGAGGCATATGCTCATCCGCGGTATGTCCTTGAGGGGGTGCGGAGCTTGCTGCTGCTGGGGTTGCCGTACCGCACGGTCGAGGCGGCGCCGGCGGAGGCTGGCGAGGGACGGGTCGCGCGATATGCGTGGGGCGAAGCGGACTACCACGACGTGATTCGCGACAAGCTGCACGATCTTGCCGATTACTTGCGCGAGCTGGCCCCCACAGCGACGACGCGGGGCGTGGTCGATACGGCGCCGCTGCTGGAGCGGGAGTTCGCGCAGCGGGCGGGCTTGGGATGGGTCGGCAAGAATACCCTGCTGCTTAGCCGCGACGCGGGGAGCTATTTCTTTCTTGCCGCGCTGCTGACCGATGTGGAGCTGGCCGCGGACGAAGCGTTTGAGGCCGATCACTGCGGCACGTGCACGGCGTGCCTCGATGCGTGCCCAACGCAGGCGTTTCCGCAGGCGGGGGTGCTCGATGCGTCGCGATGCATTAGTTATCTCACGATCGAATTGCGGGATCACATTCCGGCCGAACTGCGGCCCGGCATGCGCGACTGGGTCTTCGGCTGCGACGTCTGCCAAGAAGTTTGCCCGTGGAATCGGTTCGCGCCGGTGAGCGAGATCGAGCGGTTGCAGCCGGTGGAGGCGATGAACCCACTGGAGCTGACGTCGCTCTTTGCGATGGATGACGACGCGTTCCGGCGACGGTTTCGCAAGACGCCGCTGTGGCGGCCGCATCGGGATGGATTACTACGCAACGCGGCAATTGTGTTGGGGAATCAGGGACGGGCGTCGGCGCTGCCGGCGCTTGCGCGGGGGTTGAATGATGTAGCGCCCCTCGTGCGGGCGGCGACCGCGTGGGCGCTGGGCCGGATCGCGGCGGCGGAGCCCGAAGCGGGGGCGGCGGCGTTGTTGCGGGCGCGATTGGGGATCGAAGAGGACGCGACGGTTCGTGCAGAAATATTGGGAGCGATGCCTTGA
- a CDS encoding tRNA dihydrouridine synthase: protein MTTATTHSLKPLRIGNIELDFPVVQAALSGYSDTAMRVIARRLGASYTLCEVMLDYFIMQVKDRPRNSHLMHVADEEHPVAGQLMGAEPEQFGPAAVKLVEKGFDVIDINFGCPVKKVLGRCRGGFHLSQPEVALEIVSRVRDAVSAHVPVTLKMRRGIDDSAESREKFFEIFDGAYARGVVAVTVHGRTVLQRYDGPSRWEFLRELKAYAGDRVILGSGDLFNAQACLDMMEYTGVDGVTVARGCIGNPWVFQQCRALAAGQPLPAPPTLHEQREVIAEHYRLAEELYGAERCIPTMRKFGIKYSQLHPQHNEVRAAFGTVKIVGGWRDVLAKWYSIDGPGVHPAIEEPNPLASPAE, encoded by the coding sequence ATGACCACTGCCACGACTCACTCGCTGAAGCCCCTCCGCATCGGGAATATCGAACTCGATTTCCCCGTGGTGCAGGCTGCGCTGAGCGGGTACAGCGACACCGCGATGCGGGTGATCGCCCGCCGCCTCGGGGCGAGCTACACGCTGTGCGAGGTGATGCTCGATTACTTCATCATGCAGGTGAAGGATCGGCCGCGGAACAGTCACCTGATGCACGTGGCCGACGAGGAGCATCCGGTCGCGGGGCAGTTGATGGGCGCCGAACCGGAGCAGTTTGGGCCGGCGGCGGTGAAGCTGGTCGAAAAGGGCTTCGACGTCATCGACATCAACTTCGGCTGCCCGGTGAAGAAGGTGCTGGGGCGGTGCCGCGGCGGGTTTCATTTGAGTCAGCCGGAAGTGGCGCTCGAGATTGTGAGCCGCGTCCGCGACGCGGTGTCGGCGCATGTTCCGGTGACGCTCAAAATGCGGCGCGGGATTGATGATTCGGCCGAGAGCCGCGAGAAGTTCTTTGAGATCTTCGACGGCGCCTACGCGCGGGGCGTCGTGGCAGTGACCGTGCATGGCCGGACGGTGCTGCAGCGATACGACGGGCCGTCGCGATGGGAATTTTTGCGGGAGCTAAAGGCGTACGCCGGCGACCGCGTGATTCTCGGCAGCGGCGATTTGTTCAACGCCCAGGCATGCCTCGACATGATGGAGTACACCGGCGTCGATGGCGTGACGGTCGCCCGCGGGTGCATCGGCAATCCGTGGGTGTTTCAGCAGTGTCGAGCACTCGCAGCGGGGCAACCGCTACCCGCGCCGCCGACGCTGCACGAACAGCGCGAGGTGATCGCCGAGCATTACCGCCTTGCCGAAGAACTGTATGGCGCCGAGCGGTGCATCCCGACGATGCGGAAGTTTGGCATCAAGTACTCGCAGCTCCATCCGCAACACAACGAGGTGCGGGCGGCCTTCGGCACGGTGAAGATCGTCGGCGGCTGGCGGGATGTGCTCGCAAAGTGGTACAGCATCGACGGGCCGGGCGTTCATCCGGCAATTGAGGAGCCGAACCCGTTAGCGTCGCCGGCGGAGTGA
- a CDS encoding MATE family efflux transporter, with protein MSNGSEASETTSWWSRPAGGREVLQIAVPMVVTTLSWTLMNFIDSAILMQVSGTAMAAAYQAGIIWFAALSLFWGICSYSSTFVAQYFGDEQPNKIGPAVWQGVWLALSFSLLVPVAQWFAPRLFDLFGHEEELARMEALFFQILCYGAPGMLMAQSLECFYSGRGKTWVVMLVDAGAVMVNLILAVVLVQGWFGIESWGIAGAAWATVLAQWCRAVSFAALVLMPANRAAFNTADMKPDGQLLRRMIRFGGPSGAQMMLDVTGFALFMMFVATIGVAEAEATSLAFRVSQVAFMPVWGLGMATAVLVGQKLGEDRPELAQRAARTTLSMSLVYMGAISLVFVFAPRVFLQTFFTHGEVPAASVAEEVSPGDAKPQAAGLEEEPAKAEVEAMTSYLMRFVAAYNMFDAAVIILVSVLRGAGDTRFVMIVSCFMSTLMWLGSLVGVYVLKFDVYAAWWFIAIWVSTLAVVYVLRYRTGKWQAMRVIDQVHHAH; from the coding sequence ATGTCGAACGGAAGCGAAGCGAGCGAAACAACGTCTTGGTGGTCGCGACCCGCTGGGGGCCGGGAGGTGCTGCAGATTGCGGTGCCGATGGTCGTGACGACGCTCTCGTGGACGTTGATGAACTTCATCGACTCCGCGATTCTGATGCAGGTTTCCGGCACGGCGATGGCCGCGGCCTATCAGGCGGGCATCATTTGGTTCGCGGCGCTCAGCCTGTTCTGGGGCATCTGTTCGTATAGCAGCACGTTCGTTGCGCAATATTTCGGCGACGAGCAGCCGAACAAAATCGGCCCTGCGGTGTGGCAAGGGGTGTGGCTCGCGCTGTCGTTCTCGCTGCTTGTGCCGGTGGCGCAATGGTTCGCGCCGCGGCTGTTCGATCTGTTCGGCCACGAGGAAGAACTGGCGCGGATGGAGGCGCTGTTCTTTCAGATTCTTTGTTACGGCGCCCCCGGAATGCTCATGGCGCAGTCGCTCGAATGTTTTTACAGCGGCCGCGGCAAGACGTGGGTGGTGATGCTAGTCGACGCCGGCGCCGTGATGGTGAATCTCATCCTGGCGGTGGTGCTGGTGCAGGGGTGGTTCGGCATCGAGTCGTGGGGGATTGCCGGCGCCGCGTGGGCGACCGTCCTGGCCCAGTGGTGTCGCGCTGTTTCGTTTGCCGCGCTCGTGCTCATGCCGGCAAACCGCGCGGCGTTCAACACGGCCGACATGAAGCCGGACGGCCAACTGCTGCGGCGGATGATTCGTTTTGGCGGGCCGAGCGGCGCGCAGATGATGCTCGACGTGACCGGTTTCGCGCTGTTCATGATGTTCGTCGCAACGATCGGCGTCGCCGAAGCAGAAGCGACGAGCTTGGCGTTTCGCGTGAGCCAGGTGGCGTTCATGCCGGTGTGGGGCCTGGGAATGGCAACAGCGGTGCTTGTGGGGCAGAAGCTTGGCGAAGATCGGCCAGAGCTGGCTCAGCGGGCCGCGCGGACGACGCTGTCGATGAGCCTCGTCTATATGGGGGCGATTTCGCTGGTGTTCGTGTTCGCGCCGCGGGTGTTTCTGCAGACGTTCTTCACGCATGGCGAGGTTCCCGCGGCGTCGGTTGCGGAGGAGGTTTCGCCGGGGGACGCGAAGCCGCAAGCGGCTGGTTTGGAGGAGGAGCCGGCGAAGGCGGAAGTCGAGGCGATGACGAGCTACCTGATGCGGTTCGTGGCGGCGTACAACATGTTCGACGCGGCGGTCATCATCTTAGTGAGCGTGCTGCGCGGCGCCGGCGATACGCGGTTCGTGATGATCGTCAGTTGCTTTATGTCGACGCTGATGTGGCTCGGCAGCCTCGTTGGCGTCTATGTACTGAAGTTTGACGTCTACGCGGCGTGGTGGTTTATTGCGATTTGGGTGTCGACGCTGGCCGTGGTTTACGTGCTGCGGTATCGCACCGGCAAGTGGCAGGCGATGCGGGTGATTGATCAGGTGCATCACGCGCATTAG